From Algoriphagus sp. NG3, the proteins below share one genomic window:
- a CDS encoding RagB/SusD family nutrient uptake outer membrane protein gives MQKSILKISVFSILFLLQGCSDEFLDEKPYGAINRTLLNNEKGVNSLLIAAYAMLDGYAEGENPSGAQGEASVMNWIWGDVPSDDMHRGDQTGGWNQINDVERYEVRSDNEWLNGAWGVNYEAISRANDALLALYESEDIPESRYKQLEAEAKFLRAWFHFQLRMVFERIPYIEEGVDATQIKNDVEVWDKIEADLHFAIENLNPEPNDIGRASMWAAMAFKARVHLFQHEYTEAKPLLDDIIIGGPFELEPHFYNNFDEEKQNNGESIFEIQYSVNDGAGVANSGIDHQALYPRGPDVGLCCAYSAPSFDLFNAFKVNENGLPLLDSFQDQLLVEDYGILTTESFSPTDHLLDPRVDWTIGRRGIPFLDWGPMSGSDWMLDQLNMGPFVNKKIMWYKRNRGIISTTATYWASGVNGNNFRVLRLGHVLLWRAEVAVEENDLSTALSLVNLIRNRAADDIVMGRVLNASFGSNDQIQINETQPAANYKLEPYPSFPSQEYARKAVRHEIRIEFALEGMRFFDLRRWGIADETLNSYLASELNGGRLPWLNGAKYGPENDYWPLPQVQLDLQPGILEQDPDH, from the coding sequence ATGCAAAAATCAATATTAAAAATAAGTGTGTTTTCCATCCTGTTCCTACTGCAAGGTTGCAGTGATGAGTTTTTGGATGAGAAACCTTACGGAGCTATAAATCGAACCCTACTAAACAACGAAAAAGGTGTAAATAGCTTATTAATAGCAGCATATGCAATGCTAGATGGATATGCCGAAGGCGAAAACCCGAGCGGTGCTCAAGGTGAAGCTTCGGTAATGAACTGGATATGGGGTGATGTTCCCTCCGACGATATGCACCGCGGTGATCAAACCGGTGGATGGAATCAAATCAATGATGTGGAGCGATACGAGGTCCGTTCGGACAACGAGTGGCTAAACGGGGCCTGGGGGGTAAATTATGAAGCCATTTCAAGGGCAAATGATGCCCTATTGGCACTTTATGAATCAGAGGACATCCCAGAAAGTAGGTACAAGCAACTAGAAGCAGAAGCCAAGTTTTTAAGGGCTTGGTTCCATTTCCAATTAAGAATGGTATTTGAACGCATTCCGTATATCGAAGAAGGGGTGGATGCTACCCAAATAAAAAATGATGTCGAGGTATGGGACAAAATTGAGGCCGACCTTCACTTTGCCATAGAGAATTTAAACCCAGAACCAAATGACATCGGGCGGGCATCTATGTGGGCCGCCATGGCCTTCAAGGCACGTGTACACCTTTTCCAACATGAATATACAGAGGCAAAACCTCTTTTGGACGACATTATCATTGGTGGTCCCTTCGAATTGGAACCTCATTTCTACAATAATTTTGATGAGGAAAAACAAAATAACGGAGAAAGTATATTTGAAATCCAGTACTCTGTGAATGACGGTGCAGGTGTGGCTAATTCTGGAATTGACCACCAAGCACTTTACCCACGAGGCCCGGATGTGGGCCTATGCTGTGCTTATAGTGCTCCTTCTTTTGATCTCTTTAACGCATTCAAGGTAAATGAAAACGGTCTGCCTCTTTTGGATTCCTTCCAAGATCAACTCCTGGTGGAGGATTATGGGATTTTGACCACCGAATCATTTTCTCCTACCGATCATCTTTTAGACCCACGAGTTGACTGGACCATTGGCAGACGCGGAATTCCGTTCCTTGATTGGGGACCAATGAGTGGTAGTGACTGGATGCTTGACCAGCTAAACATGGGGCCTTTTGTCAACAAGAAAATTATGTGGTATAAAAGAAACCGTGGTATAATATCCACTACAGCTACTTACTGGGCCTCTGGTGTAAATGGAAACAATTTCCGAGTACTTAGGTTGGGGCACGTCCTGCTTTGGAGAGCTGAAGTGGCTGTAGAGGAAAATGACCTAAGCACTGCACTTTCGTTGGTAAACCTCATCCGAAACCGAGCTGCCGATGACATAGTCATGGGCAGAGTACTCAATGCTTCTTTTGGATCCAATGATCAAATACAGATCAATGAAACCCAACCTGCCGCAAATTATAAGCTGGAACCCTATCCTTCTTTTCCAAGTCAAGAATACGCACGTAAAGCTGTCAGGCATGAAATTCGAATTGAATTTGCCCTTGAGGGAATGCGTTTCTTCGACCTGAGAAGATGGGGAATAGCTGACGAAACCTTAAACAGCTACTTGGCAAGTGAACTAAATGGTGGGCGTTTGCCATGGCTCAATGGAGCAAAATATGGTCCTGAAAATGATTACTGGCCACTCCCCCAAGTTCAGCTAGACCTTCAACCTGGAATTTTGGAGCAAGACCCTGATCATTAA
- a CDS encoding arylsulfatase — protein MKYTLIVVVVFVLTQLVSCSGKGSNEFGNAEEAANLKKPNLVIIYMDDLGYGDLSAYGATAISTPNMDRLTNGGVRFTNGYATSATCTPSRYGLLTGSYPWRNKDAKILPGTAPLLIGTDQLTIPKMLKNLGYHTGIVGKWHLGLGEGDVNWNEPISPGPNEVGFDYSYIMAATQDRVPTVYIENGDVVNLDPNDPIEISYDQNFEGEPTGKDNPELTTMKWHHGHNNSIVNGIPRIGFMKGGEAAKWSDVDMADHFLEKAQSYVKSHKDGPFFLYYAFQQPHVPRTPNPRFVGKSGMGPRGDVILEADWMVGEFMKTLENEGLLENTMIIFTSDNGPVLNDGYYDDAVEKLGDHTPAGPLRGGKYSLFEAGTRVPFFTYWKGKIEPKVSDALVSQMDILNSLSSFLGSNETTKDGEDMINVFMGESQVGRESLILEATSRTALRKGDWLMIPPYQGPDKNKEVNIELGNSSDYQLYNLKNDIGQKTNLATSNEKKLKELKNEYESLVGDYHVAGGALDLK, from the coding sequence ATGAAATATACTTTAATAGTAGTTGTTGTCTTCGTCTTGACACAACTTGTGAGTTGCTCTGGCAAAGGATCAAATGAGTTTGGCAACGCAGAAGAAGCTGCCAATCTCAAGAAGCCTAATCTAGTGATCATCTATATGGATGATCTTGGATATGGAGATTTGAGCGCATATGGAGCCACTGCGATCAGCACACCAAATATGGATAGGCTAACAAATGGTGGCGTGCGATTTACCAATGGTTATGCAACATCTGCCACTTGTACACCAAGCCGATATGGCCTGCTGACTGGTTCATATCCTTGGAGAAATAAGGATGCAAAAATTTTGCCCGGTACAGCTCCTTTACTAATAGGGACAGACCAACTCACCATACCTAAGATGCTTAAAAACTTGGGATATCATACTGGTATAGTTGGTAAATGGCATTTAGGCTTAGGAGAAGGTGATGTGAACTGGAATGAACCGATTAGTCCAGGTCCAAATGAAGTTGGTTTTGACTATAGCTATATAATGGCGGCTACTCAGGATCGAGTTCCTACTGTGTATATAGAGAATGGTGATGTGGTTAATTTGGATCCAAATGATCCCATTGAAATTAGCTACGATCAGAATTTTGAAGGTGAACCTACAGGGAAAGATAATCCGGAATTGACTACGATGAAGTGGCATCATGGCCATAATAACAGCATTGTAAACGGCATTCCAAGAATTGGATTTATGAAAGGTGGAGAGGCAGCGAAATGGTCAGATGTAGATATGGCAGATCACTTTTTGGAAAAAGCCCAAAGCTATGTGAAGTCGCATAAAGACGGTCCATTTTTCCTTTATTATGCATTTCAACAACCACATGTACCTAGAACGCCTAACCCTAGATTCGTTGGGAAATCCGGCATGGGGCCAAGAGGCGACGTGATTTTGGAAGCTGATTGGATGGTTGGTGAGTTTATGAAAACTTTAGAAAACGAAGGCTTACTTGAAAATACGATGATCATTTTCACAAGCGACAACGGTCCTGTACTCAATGATGGATATTACGATGATGCGGTAGAAAAACTAGGAGATCACACACCTGCAGGCCCACTCCGCGGTGGGAAATATTCTTTGTTCGAAGCCGGGACTCGTGTACCTTTTTTCACGTACTGGAAAGGCAAAATAGAACCAAAAGTTTCTGATGCCTTGGTGAGTCAAATGGATATTCTCAATTCCTTGTCCAGTTTTTTGGGGAGTAATGAAACTACCAAAGATGGTGAAGACATGATAAATGTATTTATGGGAGAGTCGCAAGTCGGTCGTGAATCTCTTATTTTAGAAGCAACTTCCAGGACAGCGCTTCGCAAAGGTGACTGGCTAATGATCCCTCCTTATCAAGGCCCTGATAAAAATAAAGAAGTTAATATTGAATTGGGAAACAGTAGCGATTATCAGCTATATAATCTTAAGAATGATATTGGTCAGAAAACCAACTTGGCGACCTCTAATGAGAAGAAACTTAAAGAACTCAAAAATGAGTATGAAAGCCTGGTGGGTGACTACCATGTAGCTGGTGGGGCGCTGGATTTAAAGTAA
- a CDS encoding zinc-binding alcohol dehydrogenase family protein: MKIITCIKPGVFEYNDVEKPPSSPGKAIIQIQRIGICGTDLHAYEGTQPYFSYPRILGHELSGVLVETGGAEGFAVGDLVTIIPYFSCGKCVACLSQKPNCCVSISVFGVHEDGGMREYISVPSSALVKEEGLSLDQLALAEPLAIGAHGVRRAGVKPGEYVVVMGAGPIGLGIMEFASIAGGKVIAMDINEDRLAFCRDTLGIKFTVNAKEEFKKEIEKITEGSFAEVIIDATGSSIAIHNGFNLMAHGGRYVLVGLQKGPIKISHPEFHKRESTLMSSRNATREDFDTVLKALKENKVKAESYITHQITFDRIKQDFAGWLDPDNKVIKALVNL; this comes from the coding sequence ATGAAAATAATAACCTGCATCAAACCAGGAGTTTTTGAATATAATGACGTGGAAAAACCTCCTTCATCCCCGGGAAAGGCAATAATCCAAATCCAACGGATAGGAATATGTGGTACTGATCTGCATGCTTACGAAGGTACTCAACCCTATTTCAGTTACCCTAGAATCCTAGGACATGAGCTGTCAGGTGTGTTGGTAGAAACAGGAGGAGCTGAAGGTTTTGCTGTTGGGGATTTGGTTACGATCATACCCTACTTCAGCTGTGGTAAATGCGTAGCCTGTCTGTCTCAAAAACCTAACTGTTGCGTGAGTATCAGTGTATTTGGTGTTCATGAAGATGGGGGAATGAGAGAATACATTTCTGTGCCATCATCAGCACTTGTAAAAGAGGAAGGGCTTAGTTTGGACCAATTGGCTTTGGCAGAACCCCTGGCTATTGGGGCACACGGTGTCCGAAGGGCGGGTGTGAAGCCTGGTGAGTACGTGGTGGTGATGGGCGCGGGCCCTATAGGATTAGGGATTATGGAGTTTGCCAGCATAGCCGGAGGCAAAGTAATCGCTATGGATATCAATGAGGATAGATTGGCTTTTTGCCGCGATACGCTTGGAATAAAATTTACTGTCAATGCCAAAGAAGAATTCAAGAAGGAGATCGAAAAAATCACGGAGGGGAGTTTTGCTGAGGTGATTATTGATGCTACTGGTAGCTCTATAGCCATCCATAATGGCTTTAATCTTATGGCTCACGGTGGGAGATATGTGCTTGTAGGTCTTCAAAAGGGTCCGATTAAGATCAGTCACCCTGAATTTCACAAACGTGAGTCCACTCTAATGAGTAGCAGAAATGCCACTCGGGAAGATTTTGATACAGTACTAAAGGCCTTGAAAGAAAATAAGGTAAAGGCCGAGTCCTACATTACCCATCAGATAACCTTTGACCGGATAAAGCAAGATTTTGCCGGTTGGCTGGATCCGGACAATAAGGTGATCAAGGCATTAGTAAATCTTTAA
- a CDS encoding aldo/keto reductase: protein MTENNLGKTGIKMPSIVFGTSALGNLFKALDYQEKEAIVQEIIRCTQPLTFFDSAGKYGAGLALETLGKALNALNVPKDQVVISNKLGCVRSPLLGDEPQFEKGVWKNLMYDAVQKISYNGIMESFEEGNELLQGYSAQLVSVHDPDEYLAKASSSEEEQKLLEDILEAYRALEDLKRSGHVKGIGIGAKNWEVIRKIYEHVKLDWVMFANSMTIISHPKELLSFMQQIANDGVGIMNSAVFQSGFLVGGEYYDYQLIKPDSHQNKSRFEWRDKFFNLCSEHTVSPAHACIQFGLSAPGVSCLALSTSDSEKVKRNVDFITNSLPQSFWKAMHDRGLLHQHSPV from the coding sequence ATGACTGAAAATAACCTGGGTAAAACAGGGATCAAAATGCCGTCTATTGTTTTTGGGACCAGTGCTTTGGGCAATTTGTTTAAAGCTCTTGATTACCAAGAAAAAGAAGCAATCGTACAAGAAATCATTCGATGTACCCAACCACTGACATTTTTTGATTCGGCAGGCAAATACGGGGCTGGTCTGGCTCTTGAGACTTTGGGAAAAGCACTTAACGCATTGAATGTTCCCAAAGACCAAGTAGTTATAAGTAACAAACTTGGCTGTGTAAGAAGCCCACTGCTAGGAGATGAGCCACAGTTCGAAAAAGGTGTATGGAAAAACCTAATGTACGATGCCGTCCAAAAAATCAGTTATAATGGAATCATGGAGAGTTTTGAGGAGGGGAATGAACTGCTTCAAGGATACTCTGCACAGCTAGTATCAGTACACGATCCGGATGAATACTTGGCCAAAGCTTCCTCATCAGAAGAAGAGCAGAAACTTTTAGAGGATATTCTTGAAGCCTACAGGGCGTTAGAAGATTTAAAAAGAAGTGGCCATGTAAAAGGAATAGGAATCGGAGCAAAGAACTGGGAAGTTATTCGGAAAATCTATGAGCATGTTAAGTTGGACTGGGTGATGTTTGCTAATAGCATGACTATTATTTCACATCCTAAGGAACTTTTGTCATTCATGCAGCAAATAGCAAACGACGGAGTAGGTATTATGAATTCAGCGGTATTCCAGTCTGGCTTTTTGGTGGGAGGAGAATATTATGATTATCAGCTGATCAAGCCTGATAGCCACCAAAATAAATCCCGGTTTGAGTGGAGGGATAAGTTCTTTAACCTATGCAGCGAACATACTGTTTCACCGGCACATGCCTGTATACAATTTGGTCTGTCGGCCCCAGGAGTGTCCTGCTTGGCATTAAGCACTTCGGATTCTGAGAAAGTAAAACGAAATGTGGATTTTATTACCAATTCCTTACCTCAAAGCTTTTGGAAAGCCATGCATGATAGGGGGTTATTACATCAACACAGTCCTGTTTGA
- a CDS encoding sulfatase, with protein sequence MTYKIQELTPKILGRTIPACMVALVMACSPSKKEKPSEERPPNIIYIMADDHTSQAFGIYGSRLADLNPTPTLDSLARAGMIFDNCFVNNAICVPSRAAIMTGQRAQTNGVIDLEGKLPPEKQYLPKELKKLGYQTAIVGKWHLHEEPAAFDYYKVLPVQGKYFDPDFRVKGKDPWPNNTVSYKGHSSDIITDQVIDWFEHERKEDQPFFMMYHFKAPHDDFENAPRYESYLENTFIPEPASLYDNGNNGSVATRGKNDSLTRIIGSSVSHRNLIRNQAMNIWKGENYKNYRNAEDIRPEELVKWKMDAEEKAYTSKVYQSYLKKYLRCVKGVDDNVKRFLAYLKEKGLLENTIIVYTSDQGFMLGEHDYIDKRWMYDESMRMPFLIRYPEKIQTDTRTDAIINNTDFAPTLIELAGGKVPEYMQGKSFASILKTNEEPEGWQKSTYYRYWMHLAHKHGNPAHFGVRTKRYKLIFYYGRYWVDTDDPNATWNKASWGNDFTRHTPVAWEFYDLEKDPYEMENHYNDPSYQDEIQELKIELTRLREDLNETDIKYPHIQKVIEAHWND encoded by the coding sequence ATGACCTATAAAATACAGGAGTTAACACCTAAAATACTAGGGAGGACAATACCGGCCTGTATGGTGGCTTTGGTTATGGCATGTTCCCCTTCAAAGAAAGAAAAACCTTCCGAAGAACGTCCCCCAAATATTATCTATATCATGGCAGATGACCATACCAGCCAAGCATTTGGGATCTACGGTAGTCGTCTGGCAGACCTGAACCCTACACCTACCTTGGATAGTCTAGCTAGAGCTGGGATGATATTCGACAATTGTTTTGTCAACAATGCGATTTGTGTTCCAAGTAGAGCAGCGATAATGACTGGGCAGCGAGCACAGACCAATGGAGTGATTGACTTAGAGGGGAAATTGCCACCAGAAAAGCAATATTTGCCGAAAGAGCTGAAAAAATTGGGGTACCAAACTGCTATAGTAGGAAAGTGGCACCTGCACGAGGAGCCTGCAGCATTTGACTACTATAAAGTACTTCCTGTGCAGGGCAAATACTTTGATCCGGATTTCAGGGTGAAGGGAAAAGATCCGTGGCCCAACAATACGGTAAGCTACAAAGGTCATAGTTCCGATATTATTACCGACCAGGTAATTGACTGGTTTGAACATGAACGAAAAGAGGATCAGCCGTTTTTCATGATGTATCATTTCAAGGCACCCCATGATGATTTTGAAAATGCGCCTAGGTACGAATCGTATTTGGAAAACACGTTTATCCCTGAGCCAGCAAGTCTCTACGATAATGGCAATAATGGTTCGGTAGCCACTAGGGGGAAAAATGATAGCCTTACCAGAATTATCGGTTCATCGGTATCACATAGAAACCTGATCCGAAACCAAGCGATGAATATTTGGAAAGGAGAAAATTATAAAAATTATAGGAATGCAGAGGATATCCGTCCAGAAGAACTGGTGAAGTGGAAGATGGATGCCGAAGAAAAAGCCTATACTTCCAAAGTTTACCAGAGTTATCTTAAGAAATACCTTCGATGTGTCAAAGGGGTCGATGATAATGTGAAAAGGTTTCTGGCCTATTTAAAGGAAAAGGGATTGTTGGAAAACACCATCATAGTGTACACCAGTGACCAAGGGTTTATGCTGGGCGAGCATGATTATATAGATAAAAGATGGATGTATGATGAATCGATGCGGATGCCGTTTTTAATCAGGTATCCAGAAAAAATCCAGACAGATACCCGGACGGATGCCATCATTAATAACACTGATTTTGCGCCTACTCTCATTGAGCTGGCAGGAGGAAAAGTGCCTGAATACATGCAGGGTAAAAGCTTTGCGTCTATTCTGAAAACCAATGAAGAACCTGAGGGTTGGCAAAAATCCACCTATTATAGGTATTGGATGCATCTGGCACATAAACATGGAAATCCTGCCCATTTTGGTGTCAGAACCAAAAGGTACAAGTTGATTTTTTATTACGGGAGGTACTGGGTGGATACGGATGATCCCAATGCTACCTGGAACAAGGCCAGCTGGGGCAATGACTTTACCCGACACACCCCTGTAGCATGGGAATTTTATGACTTGGAAAAAGATCCATACGAAATGGAAAACCACTATAATGATCCTTCTTATCAGGATGAAATACAAGAGCTTAAGATAGAACTAACTAGACTTCGGGAAGACCTGAATGAAACGGATATAAAATATCCCCATATTCAGAAAGTAATCGAAGCTCATTGGAATGATTGA
- a CDS encoding sulfatase-like hydrolase/transferase, translating into MNKLIGALATAGVILVSACSQSRSQEKITKPNVLFVFADDLTFTALGGLEPNAVHTPNLNKLMAEGTSFTKAYNMGSWTGAVCTASRTMMISGRSVWEAQKFKENWKKGEKLDQTWPRLMKEAGYETYMSGKWHVDVHPSEIFDHTAHVRGGMPGDHWDHAEMVYKFDSLSRLGDVDPSTIMPFGYDRPKGPDDASWDPTDVSQGGYWEGGKHWSEVVKEDALAFMDHADEQKEPFFMYLAFNAVHDPRQSPGSFLDQYKVDDLKLPKSFMPLYPHKDAIGNGPSLRDEALAPFPRTPYAIKKHLQEYYALLSHMDAQIGEIIDKLAAIGARENTYIIFTADHGLAMGKHGLLGKQNMYEHSVAAPFIIVGPGIPEGKRLDENIYLQDAMATSLAIAGVKKPGYVAFNSVLDLAKGDPNQGMDKVYGAYINYQRMIKQDGYKLIVYPSASEILLYDLAKDPHEMEDLSGNKAQRERIASMFAALQAEQRRLGDQLVLNKEDYDL; encoded by the coding sequence ATGAATAAACTAATAGGAGCATTGGCAACGGCGGGGGTGATATTGGTCTCCGCCTGTAGCCAATCACGGAGTCAGGAGAAAATCACCAAACCCAATGTCCTGTTTGTATTTGCAGATGACTTGACATTTACCGCTTTAGGTGGCTTAGAACCCAATGCGGTCCATACTCCAAATCTCAATAAATTAATGGCAGAAGGGACATCCTTTACCAAAGCCTATAATATGGGGTCTTGGACAGGGGCGGTATGTACCGCCTCCAGGACCATGATGATATCGGGAAGGTCGGTATGGGAGGCCCAAAAGTTTAAGGAAAACTGGAAGAAAGGGGAGAAATTGGATCAGACTTGGCCAAGGTTGATGAAAGAAGCCGGATATGAGACCTACATGAGTGGTAAGTGGCATGTAGATGTACATCCCAGTGAGATTTTTGACCATACAGCCCATGTCCGGGGCGGGATGCCGGGAGACCACTGGGACCATGCTGAGATGGTTTACAAATTCGATTCGTTGTCGAGGCTTGGGGATGTTGATCCTAGTACCATAATGCCATTTGGCTACGACCGTCCCAAAGGTCCAGATGATGCATCATGGGATCCTACAGATGTAAGTCAGGGAGGGTACTGGGAAGGTGGAAAACATTGGAGTGAGGTGGTGAAGGAAGATGCATTGGCATTTATGGATCATGCCGATGAGCAAAAAGAGCCGTTCTTTATGTACCTTGCTTTTAATGCTGTCCATGACCCGCGCCAATCTCCGGGATCTTTTTTGGACCAGTATAAGGTGGATGATCTAAAACTTCCCAAGAGCTTTATGCCCTTATATCCACATAAGGATGCCATTGGCAATGGTCCTTCTTTGAGGGACGAGGCCTTGGCCCCATTTCCCCGAACCCCTTACGCCATTAAAAAGCACCTTCAGGAGTATTATGCCTTGCTCAGTCATATGGACGCTCAAATTGGGGAAATCATTGACAAACTAGCAGCTATTGGCGCTAGAGAAAATACCTATATCATCTTTACCGCAGATCATGGGCTAGCCATGGGGAAACATGGATTATTGGGAAAGCAAAACATGTATGAACATAGTGTGGCAGCACCATTTATCATTGTCGGCCCAGGTATACCAGAAGGAAAGCGGCTGGATGAAAACATTTATTTGCAGGATGCAATGGCGACGAGTCTAGCGATAGCAGGTGTGAAAAAGCCGGGTTACGTGGCCTTTAACAGTGTTTTGGACTTGGCAAAAGGTGATCCAAACCAAGGGATGGATAAGGTATACGGCGCATACATCAATTATCAACGGATGATCAAGCAAGATGGCTATAAATTGATCGTCTATCCATCAGCAAGTGAAATCCTACTGTATGACCTTGCCAAGGACCCCCATGAAATGGAGGATTTGTCAGGCAATAAAGCACAACGTGAAAGAATAGCCTCAATGTTTGCCGCTCTCCAAGCAGAACAGCGGAGGTTGGGGGATCAATTGGTATTAAACAAAGAAGATTATGACCTATAA
- a CDS encoding Gfo/Idh/MocA family oxidoreductase, with amino-acid sequence MKVDKMKTGTKSPGRRDFLKSSLLALGGITIVPRHVLGMGYTAPSDKINLGFIGLGKQSRGLIAAFANQEHAQIIAGCDVWTTKMDWFKQHTQASYKKAGKEITANSLQTFSNYRELLSLNSIDGVVIATPDHWHALNAIDSMKAGKDVYCEKPLTLTINEGKEMVNMAKKYNSIVQTGSMQRSWDSFRKACELVRNGYLGEIKQVLVQVGTPSRPYDLMKEAIPSEVDWNQWCGPAPMLAYNHRLAPSDNDVDFWPDWRLFDETGGGILCDWGAHMFDIAQWALGMDSSGPVQYIPPTGESNPQTGLKMIYDNGVEMVHHDFGRGYGVRFIGTEGKMDISRNYFEPTSTHLKDIELKPTDVKLYKTNGGHHKNWLDCIQSREKPICDVEIGHRSASICNIANIAYRLNRPLDWNPKKEKFKKDKEANSMMGYEYRKFQQ; translated from the coding sequence ATGAAAGTTGATAAAATGAAAACTGGGACCAAAAGTCCCGGAAGAAGAGATTTCCTAAAGTCATCTTTGCTGGCTTTGGGAGGAATAACCATTGTGCCGCGACATGTATTAGGAATGGGATATACTGCTCCTAGTGATAAAATTAATTTAGGTTTCATTGGGCTGGGCAAACAAAGCCGAGGTTTAATTGCTGCATTTGCAAATCAGGAACATGCGCAGATCATAGCCGGATGTGATGTTTGGACTACCAAAATGGATTGGTTCAAACAACATACGCAAGCATCTTATAAAAAAGCTGGAAAGGAAATCACAGCTAATTCCCTACAGACCTTTTCAAATTACAGGGAGTTGTTATCCTTGAATAGTATAGATGGGGTGGTCATCGCCACTCCTGATCATTGGCATGCGTTGAATGCCATCGATTCCATGAAAGCAGGCAAGGATGTGTATTGTGAGAAGCCCTTGACATTAACCATCAACGAAGGAAAGGAGATGGTGAACATGGCAAAAAAGTATAACAGCATTGTCCAGACCGGAAGTATGCAACGTTCTTGGGATAGTTTCCGCAAAGCTTGTGAACTGGTGAGAAATGGTTATTTGGGAGAGATTAAACAGGTTTTAGTTCAAGTGGGAACGCCATCTCGCCCATACGATTTAATGAAAGAGGCTATTCCTTCAGAGGTGGATTGGAATCAATGGTGCGGTCCAGCTCCAATGTTGGCCTATAATCATCGGCTGGCTCCATCAGACAATGATGTGGATTTTTGGCCTGATTGGAGATTGTTTGATGAAACCGGTGGAGGTATTCTATGTGACTGGGGTGCGCATATGTTTGATATTGCCCAATGGGCCCTGGGTATGGATAGCAGCGGTCCTGTACAATATATCCCACCCACAGGAGAGTCGAATCCCCAGACCGGTTTGAAGATGATCTATGATAATGGTGTGGAGATGGTTCATCATGATTTTGGCCGAGGCTATGGAGTACGCTTTATTGGGACAGAAGGAAAGATGGATATCAGCAGAAATTACTTTGAACCTACCTCTACTCATCTCAAGGATATCGAACTGAAACCCACAGATGTGAAATTGTACAAAACCAATGGAGGCCATCATAAGAATTGGCTTGATTGTATCCAAAGCCGAGAGAAGCCCATCTGTGATGTGGAGATCGGACATAGGTCAGCTTCAATTTGCAATATTGCCAATATTGCTTACCGCCTAAATAGACCGTTGGACTGGAATCCGAAAAAGGAGAAATTCAAAAAGGACAAAGAAGCCAACTCAATGATGGGGTACGAATACAGGAAATTTCAGCAATGA